One Candidatus Auribacterota bacterium DNA window includes the following coding sequences:
- a CDS encoding Lrp/AsnC family transcriptional regulator, producing the protein MINDILEILQRDARTTPEEISSMLGKSADSVKKAIKKLERDGVILKYKAIVNRELLSPAERCVRALIEVKIMPQKNVGFDRIAERIYRFPEVKSCLLLSGGYDLLLTVEGSDIQSISNFVAEKLAPMENVQGTVTHFLLKKYKEDGDILFAKHREKRLAITF; encoded by the coding sequence ATGATCAATGACATACTGGAAATTCTTCAAAGGGACGCCCGCACCACGCCCGAGGAGATAAGCTCCATGCTGGGGAAGAGCGCCGACTCGGTAAAAAAGGCGATCAAGAAACTGGAGCGCGACGGAGTCATTCTCAAATATAAGGCCATTGTGAACAGGGAGCTCCTATCCCCGGCCGAGCGCTGCGTCCGTGCGCTCATCGAGGTAAAGATCATGCCGCAGAAGAACGTCGGCTTCGATCGGATCGCGGAACGTATCTATCGATTCCCGGAGGTGAAGAGCTGCCTGCTGCTCTCCGGCGGCTACGACCTGCTGCTCACCGTCGAGGGGAGCGATATCCAGAGCATCAGCAACTTCGTCGCCGAGAAGCTTGCCCCGATGGAGAATGTTCAGGGGACGGTGACGCATTTCCTGTTGAAGAAGTACAAGGAGGATGGGGATATCCTGTTCGCGAAGCACAGGGAGAAGCGCCTCGCGATTACCTTTTAA
- a CDS encoding aminotransferase class I/II-fold pyridoxal phosphate-dependent enzyme codes for MKIKIARRVRELAPSGIRAFFDLVLGMDDVISLGVGEPDFDTPWHIRETGIYSLERGYTSYTSNKGLRELRVAIADFLKSRHGLEYDPDDEILVTVGVSEALDLSMRTILERNDQFLVPQPSFVCYAPLVSLAGGKPVCIEVSEKQGFKLTPAVLRENLGRSVRGVILNYPSNPTGVSYRAQELEALAAVLRRSELIVLSDEIYDELTYEFTHTAFPTLPGMKERTIYLNGFSKAYAMTGWRIGYAAGPRDVIAAMTKIHQYTIMSAPTTGQVAACEALRRGQKDVEEMKREYARRRSLVYRRLNEMGLACVKPDGAFYIFPCIRSTGLDSMGFSQRLLKQEKVAVVPGTAFGRVGEGFIRISYASSYDSLKEALDRIEKFISGLKASH; via the coding sequence GTGAAGATAAAAATAGCCAGGCGCGTGAGAGAGCTGGCTCCCTCGGGCATCAGGGCGTTTTTCGACCTCGTGCTCGGGATGGATGATGTCATTTCGCTCGGCGTCGGAGAGCCGGATTTCGACACGCCGTGGCATATCAGGGAAACCGGGATTTACTCGCTTGAGCGGGGATACACGTCGTACACCTCGAACAAGGGGTTGCGGGAGCTCCGGGTGGCGATCGCTGATTTTCTCAAGTCTCGCCACGGGCTCGAGTACGATCCCGACGACGAGATCCTCGTCACCGTGGGGGTGAGCGAGGCGCTGGATCTCTCAATGAGGACCATTCTTGAGAGGAATGATCAGTTCCTTGTCCCCCAGCCGAGTTTTGTCTGCTACGCGCCGCTGGTGAGCCTGGCGGGGGGAAAGCCCGTCTGCATCGAAGTTTCTGAGAAACAGGGGTTCAAGCTGACCCCGGCGGTGCTGCGTGAGAATCTCGGGCGATCAGTCCGCGGCGTCATTCTCAACTATCCGTCCAACCCCACCGGCGTGTCTTACAGGGCTCAAGAGCTCGAGGCCCTGGCGGCCGTCCTCCGCCGCAGTGAGCTGATTGTGTTGAGCGATGAGATATATGACGAACTCACCTACGAGTTCACCCACACGGCTTTTCCCACGCTTCCCGGGATGAAGGAGAGAACGATCTATCTCAACGGCTTCTCCAAGGCCTATGCCATGACGGGGTGGAGGATCGGCTACGCCGCGGGCCCCAGAGACGTCATCGCGGCGATGACAAAAATTCATCAGTACACAATCATGAGCGCGCCCACGACCGGTCAGGTCGCTGCCTGCGAAGCCCTTCGTCGGGGGCAGAAGGACGTTGAGGAGATGAAGCGGGAGTACGCGAGGAGGAGGAGCCTCGTGTATCGCCGATTGAATGAAATGGGGCTCGCCTGTGTCAAGCCTGACGGGGCATTCTATATATTCCCCTGCATCCGATCGACGGGGCTCGACTCGATGGGCTTCTCGCAGCGGCTGCTCAAGCAGGAGAAGGTTGCCGTGGTGCCCGGCACCGCATTCGGCAGGGTCGGTGAGGGATTTATCAGGATATCATACGCCTCGAGCTACGACAGCCTCAAGGAAGCCCTTGACCGAATTGAGAAATTTATCAGTGGGCTGAAGGCCTCGCATTGA
- a CDS encoding 4Fe-4S dicluster domain-containing protein: MSTYFISENSWQKFIQSLSRTVSVYYPEAAGEDYHLAPALQGAPPPLLFNRYRTVQPLKSLFFEFRRGVGSYFGGSGEEERGGEQVVVGMKGCDLKAMAVLDFVFAGEVPDPFYLRNRERTLIISSDCTGFKKVCFCVLVGGKPHPEEGYDLNYTPLPEGSVVEVGTPKGMALVDRFKDYFAPATQEQLEQRAEARERVAALLTEHQKGYGYLWGGVTRELMERVFESPVWEEEAERCVECGACNFVCPSCHCFFLSDHGRENFRRVRNWDACQYKGFARVGGGANPRPELYQRLRTRYEKKFCFCPAVMGVNGCTGCGRCVEACIGKIDMREVLKRLSGCK, translated from the coding sequence GTGAGCACATACTTCATCTCAGAAAATAGCTGGCAGAAGTTCATTCAGTCGCTGTCCCGGACCGTCTCGGTGTACTATCCCGAAGCGGCGGGCGAGGATTATCATCTCGCGCCCGCCTTGCAGGGAGCGCCACCCCCTCTCTTATTCAACCGATACCGCACTGTCCAGCCGCTCAAATCGCTCTTCTTTGAATTCCGTCGCGGCGTGGGGAGCTATTTCGGTGGGAGTGGCGAGGAGGAGCGCGGAGGAGAGCAGGTGGTTGTGGGGATGAAGGGCTGCGACCTCAAGGCGATGGCGGTGCTCGATTTCGTGTTTGCGGGTGAGGTGCCCGATCCTTTCTACCTGAGGAACAGGGAACGGACACTCATCATCTCGTCAGACTGCACGGGGTTCAAGAAGGTCTGCTTTTGCGTCCTGGTGGGAGGGAAGCCGCACCCGGAGGAGGGCTACGATCTCAACTACACGCCCCTCCCGGAGGGCTCCGTCGTTGAGGTCGGCACCCCGAAGGGGATGGCGCTTGTGGATCGTTTCAAGGACTACTTCGCTCCCGCGACGCAGGAGCAGCTGGAACAGCGCGCGGAGGCGCGTGAGCGCGTGGCGGCCCTGCTCACAGAGCACCAGAAGGGGTATGGATATCTGTGGGGAGGGGTGACGAGGGAGCTCATGGAGCGGGTGTTCGAATCGCCGGTATGGGAGGAGGAGGCGGAGCGCTGTGTGGAGTGCGGGGCGTGCAATTTCGTGTGCCCCTCGTGCCATTGCTTTTTTCTCTCGGATCATGGCCGGGAAAATTTCAGGCGGGTGAGAAATTGGGACGCGTGTCAGTATAAGGGATTTGCGAGGGTCGGTGGCGGCGCCAATCCGAGGCCGGAGCTCTACCAGCGCCTCCGCACCCGCTACGAGAAGAAATTCTGCTTCTGCCCGGCCGTGATGGGCGTGAACGGGTGTACCGGCTGTGGCCGCTGCGTGGAGGCCTGCATCGGAAAGATCGATATGCGGGAGGTTCTGAAGAGGCTCAGCGGTTGTAAATAA
- a CDS encoding FAD/NAD(P)-binding protein produces MKNIYLPLRGTIEKVIEENSTIKSFLIVPDELVSFCAGQFIELTVPGIGEGPFTPCSSHYATGTLEFTVMKVGKVTTALHGMGAGQCVGLRGPYGRGYPLEKFEGRAILICGGGVGLAPLRSLLLTLRHDIERYRGVLLRYGARTPADIIYKAQLAKWQKDEKLDVKVTVDRSDAGWTGQVGLVTTLLEDPVIDPENSVAVVCGPPVMMKFTTFKLLDVGFAPGDIYLSMEKNMSCGFGKCGHCRLGSYYVCKDGPVFTYEQVKDLREVWE; encoded by the coding sequence ATGAAGAACATATATCTTCCCCTCAGGGGCACAATTGAAAAGGTCATCGAAGAGAACTCGACGATCAAGAGTTTCCTCATCGTGCCGGACGAGCTGGTGTCCTTCTGCGCGGGTCAATTTATCGAGCTCACCGTGCCGGGAATCGGCGAGGGGCCATTCACGCCCTGCTCGTCGCACTATGCGACCGGTACGCTGGAGTTCACCGTCATGAAGGTGGGGAAGGTGACCACCGCCCTCCACGGCATGGGGGCCGGTCAATGCGTCGGCCTGAGGGGGCCGTATGGACGCGGTTATCCCCTGGAGAAATTCGAGGGCAGAGCGATCCTTATCTGCGGCGGCGGCGTCGGCCTCGCGCCCTTGCGGTCGCTCCTCCTCACGCTGCGCCATGACATCGAGCGCTACCGTGGGGTGTTGCTGCGCTACGGGGCTCGCACGCCCGCGGATATTATCTACAAGGCCCAGCTCGCGAAGTGGCAGAAGGATGAGAAGTTAGATGTGAAGGTGACGGTGGACAGGAGCGATGCGGGCTGGACCGGACAGGTGGGTCTCGTGACCACGCTGCTCGAAGACCCGGTCATCGATCCGGAGAATTCGGTTGCGGTCGTCTGCGGCCCTCCGGTCATGATGAAGTTCACCACCTTCAAGCTCCTCGATGTCGGATTCGCCCCCGGAGATATCTACCTCTCCATGGAGAAGAACATGAGTTGCGGGTTCGGCAAGTGCGGCCATTGCCGGCTCGGCAGCTACTATGTGTGCAAGGATGGCCCCGTGTTTACCTACGAGCAGGTGAAGGATTTGAGAGAGGTGTGGGAATAA
- a CDS encoding tetratricopeptide repeat protein, with translation MTKCAGCGTDNPQKSKFCGECGMKLKETSAEVHMDRGYAALRRGAVEQAIEEYKEALRLDPSASRAHRELASIYYHRNMLKEALEENKEAVALDPDFGIAHYELGTAYYRLGRFDEAIEAYKNAVRAHPSLYLAYFRLGLIYYYRGHPDKAIEMYEKALELNPSFKVIHYHLAIAYARRGLLKETIEQFKIVLQMDPKMAAAHYHIGCAYYYKGDLDKAMAHFEKSLELDPQDERSARNLRTLKDLRGKFF, from the coding sequence ATGACCAAATGCGCCGGTTGCGGAACAGACAACCCGCAGAAGAGTAAGTTCTGCGGCGAATGCGGCATGAAGCTCAAAGAAACCTCTGCCGAAGTTCACATGGATCGTGGGTACGCCGCCCTCCGACGGGGTGCGGTGGAGCAGGCCATAGAAGAGTATAAGGAAGCGCTCAGGCTCGACCCATCTGCCTCGCGTGCCCACAGGGAGCTCGCCTCGATCTACTACCACCGTAACATGCTCAAGGAGGCGCTGGAGGAAAACAAGGAGGCAGTGGCGCTCGACCCTGATTTCGGCATCGCGCACTACGAGCTGGGGACGGCGTATTACCGGCTCGGGCGGTTCGATGAGGCGATTGAAGCATACAAGAACGCGGTCAGGGCGCACCCCTCGCTCTACCTCGCGTACTTCAGGCTCGGCTTGATCTACTATTACCGGGGGCACCCCGACAAGGCGATCGAGATGTACGAGAAGGCGCTTGAACTCAATCCCTCTTTCAAGGTCATACACTATCACCTCGCGATCGCATACGCGCGGCGGGGGCTGCTCAAGGAGACGATAGAACAGTTCAAGATCGTGCTCCAGATGGATCCGAAGATGGCCGCCGCCCACTATCACATCGGCTGCGCCTACTACTACAAGGGCGATCTGGATAAGGCGATGGCGCACTTTGAAAAGTCACTCGAACTCGATCCTCAGGATGAGCGGTCGGCGCGTAACCTGAGGACACTGAAAGATTTGAGGGGAAAATTCTTTTAA
- a CDS encoding 4Fe-4S binding protein translates to MKPLLINLDICSACPQCVIECSYYYHPGNRGIDRLRELVTYALVCRRCEYGTCVQACPVEALERDSAGVLSRYSMRCIGCGSCSHACPFGTIYLDLLPYQLSGCDLCRDRALRSPPLCVRTCPYGALGYLEVEEDKEKGVYLVDDGIAVISHHWARHGKTVQG, encoded by the coding sequence ATGAAGCCTCTGCTCATCAACCTCGACATCTGCAGCGCGTGCCCGCAGTGCGTCATCGAATGCAGCTACTATTATCATCCGGGAAACAGGGGGATCGACCGGCTGCGGGAGCTCGTGACCTACGCCCTGGTGTGCCGGCGTTGTGAATACGGCACCTGCGTCCAGGCGTGTCCGGTCGAGGCGCTGGAGAGGGATAGCGCTGGTGTGCTGAGCAGGTATAGCATGCGCTGTATCGGCTGCGGGTCCTGCTCCCATGCATGCCCCTTCGGGACGATCTATCTCGACCTGCTGCCCTACCAGCTTTCCGGCTGCGACCTCTGCCGCGACAGGGCGCTGCGGTCGCCGCCGCTGTGCGTGCGGACATGTCCCTACGGGGCGTTGGGCTACCTGGAGGTTGAAGAGGATAAAGAAAAGGGAGTCTATCTGGTTGACGATGGCATCGCGGTCATTTCACACCACTGGGCGCGACATGGAAAAACAGTTCAAGGTTGA
- a CDS encoding NADH-quinone oxidoreductase subunit H, producing the protein METFLIYLIFPGFIFTAALGMMARWLDRKVTARLQWRVGPPWYQSFADIVKLLGKQTIVPPECRKPAFLLAPVLGLAGMIAVSGMLGAVSLNPARGFAGDLIAVICILAVPSLALFIGGRASGNPLAEIGASREMKLMAAYGIPFILAAFTPAAKAGLTVALGDILACQHVRGALLWSPSGILAFIVGLVCMQARLGFVPFDSPEAETEIEAGPLTEYSGTLLAIFTLMKMMLVVIVPWFLLILFAGGVQFQGWGIARSMLRYLLMLIIAILVKNTNPRIRIDQALRFFRGPVTVAAAAGVVLALLGY; encoded by the coding sequence ATGGAAACTTTCCTGATCTACCTTATATTCCCGGGGTTCATCTTTACCGCGGCACTCGGCATGATGGCGCGCTGGCTGGACAGGAAGGTCACCGCAAGGCTCCAGTGGCGTGTCGGCCCCCCCTGGTATCAGTCATTCGCGGATATCGTCAAGCTCCTCGGGAAGCAGACAATCGTCCCCCCCGAGTGCCGGAAGCCGGCCTTTCTCCTCGCGCCGGTCCTGGGCCTTGCCGGTATGATTGCTGTCTCCGGCATGCTCGGTGCGGTCAGCCTGAATCCCGCGCGCGGCTTCGCGGGCGATCTCATCGCGGTGATCTGCATCCTCGCCGTGCCGTCGCTCGCGCTGTTCATCGGCGGGCGAGCGTCGGGGAACCCGCTCGCCGAGATTGGCGCGAGCCGGGAGATGAAGCTCATGGCGGCATATGGAATCCCGTTCATCCTCGCGGCGTTCACGCCCGCCGCGAAGGCAGGATTGACGGTGGCGCTCGGGGACATTCTCGCGTGCCAGCACGTGCGGGGAGCTCTCCTCTGGAGCCCCTCCGGCATCCTGGCGTTCATCGTCGGGCTCGTGTGCATGCAGGCCAGGCTGGGATTTGTCCCGTTCGATAGCCCCGAAGCGGAGACGGAAATCGAGGCCGGCCCGCTCACGGAGTATTCGGGAACCTTGCTCGCGATCTTCACCCTGATGAAAATGATGCTGGTGGTCATCGTGCCGTGGTTTCTGCTCATCCTTTTTGCCGGCGGCGTCCAATTTCAGGGGTGGGGGATCGCACGCTCGATGCTGCGGTATCTGCTCATGCTTATCATAGCGATCCTCGTCAAGAATACGAACCCGCGCATCCGTATTGACCAGGCGCTCAGGTTCTTCCGGGGGCCGGTGACCGTTGCCGCGGCGGCGGGCGTCGTGCTCGCGTTGCTTGGCTACTGA
- the nuoB gene encoding NADH-quinone oxidoreductase subunit NuoB yields MSLKSWAFKKSPWVFHLSAGSCNNCDIEILDCLTPRYDVERFGILLVGSIRHADILLVTGAVNRKVAPRIRELYDMAPRPCLVVACGTCACGQHMFKESYHTMEPLDARVPVSVYVPGCPPKPEALISGIVRALQQFKV; encoded by the coding sequence ATGAGTCTAAAATCGTGGGCCTTCAAAAAGTCTCCGTGGGTCTTCCATCTCTCCGCGGGCTCATGCAATAACTGCGACATTGAGATTCTGGACTGCCTCACGCCGCGTTACGATGTGGAGCGCTTCGGCATTCTCCTCGTCGGGAGCATCCGCCACGCCGACATCCTCCTCGTGACCGGCGCCGTCAACAGGAAGGTCGCGCCCAGGATCCGTGAGCTCTATGACATGGCCCCAAGGCCGTGCCTCGTGGTTGCGTGTGGAACATGCGCCTGCGGGCAGCACATGTTCAAAGAGAGCTACCATACGATGGAGCCGCTCGACGCCCGTGTGCCGGTGAGTGTATATGTCCCCGGCTGCCCCCCGAAGCCGGAGGCGCTCATCAGCGGTATTGTGAGAGCGTTGCAACAGTTCAAGGTGTAA
- a CDS encoding NADH-quinone oxidoreductase subunit C, giving the protein MNAMLEVIREGLKDDVANWDERRGRRVYCDVPRDKIAEVARALVETYRLRFITASGTDTRFAVEILYHFSVDEEGAVLSLRVALPKDAALSSPNEHLEVDSLAPFLKAAEWIEREMQEMLGVTFRGHPDPKRLLLASDWPAGSYPLRRESEVPE; this is encoded by the coding sequence ATGAACGCCATGCTGGAAGTGATCAGGGAAGGCCTCAAGGACGACGTCGCCAACTGGGATGAGCGCCGCGGCCGGCGGGTCTACTGCGATGTGCCCCGGGATAAAATTGCCGAGGTTGCCCGCGCGCTCGTCGAGACGTACCGTCTGCGCTTCATCACAGCCTCGGGGACCGATACGCGATTCGCCGTGGAGATCCTCTATCATTTTTCAGTGGATGAAGAGGGCGCGGTCCTGTCGTTGCGCGTTGCCCTGCCGAAGGATGCTGCGCTGAGTTCCCCGAATGAGCATCTCGAGGTTGACTCACTCGCACCTTTCCTGAAGGCGGCCGAGTGGATCGAGCGAGAGATGCAGGAGATGCTCGGCGTGACCTTCAGGGGCCACCCGGATCCGAAGCGGTTGTTGCTCGCATCCGACTGGCCCGCGGGGAGCTATCCGCTGAGGAGGGAGAGTGAGGTGCCGGAGTGA